One stretch of Candidatus Nitrosotenuis cloacae DNA includes these proteins:
- a CDS encoding DUF1059 domain-containing protein, with translation MIKLVCRDYGFDCDFVSSGNDVGKVIEEYNSHSTEEHGIEYSKEALMQFIIRKG, from the coding sequence GTGATCAAGCTAGTATGTCGGGATTATGGTTTTGATTGTGATTTTGTTTCTAGTGGAAACGATGTCGGTAAAGTAATTGAAGAATACAACTCTCACTCAACTGAAGAGCACGGAATTGAATATTCCAAAGAAGCATTGATGCAATTTATAATACGAAAAGGATAA
- a CDS encoding glycosyltransferase: MAVNPFTVFVFDIFIFSAILLTAYTFNFYYLAFLAIRRKDKHPVLQVGTPSITIQLPLYNEKYVAARLVDAVCAMDYPKDKMKIMVLDDSDDDTTDLLHNVVADHKKAGFDIVHIRRGTRKGYKAGALKYAMTITNTEYVAIFDADFIPPEWFLKKAIPYFAKPNIGLVQCRWGHVNENYSAMTQAQALSLDFHFLVEQRAKSNSHLYMNFNGTAGIWKRDCIEDAGGWHTATLVEDLDLSYRAQMKGWKCVFIEDIVVDAELPVQMNAAKRQQFRWAKGAIQCAVKLLGDILIKRHIPIETKIQAFVQLTRHIGYPLLLVQFLALPILLAANFNLHVLKFVPALTIMTYLAMGPFAYLVVIYNLWGQNWKQKAKVMPFLLIYSAGMAVNNTVAVFDGIFGKKNEFLRTPKYGIIKNTDDWRDKAYNLPFTKTTLLEIFFGVYGLLGILISIFSKNPIFAPIIAIPTIGFFYVAYQSLSHSRFKRIKSERPKTKTEKMADNYYQMALIGMFAIIVFGAYMAYQGYQTDVYPLDLSRGYLDRIATGGNPQSMLQDLNAIKEQLPKEGNPVWIFPTDTTDFTRIQQDIDSLIESMDAIQNEPKNSVEYSTAMTDTHLRAIQIRQNLMDATPYMYASFSNIVFSSAWIAAILGIFAVLKRKKDQLKAYDRSEDV; this comes from the coding sequence ATGGCGGTAAATCCATTTACGGTGTTTGTTTTTGATATATTCATTTTCTCAGCCATTTTGCTGACTGCTTATACCTTTAATTTCTACTATCTTGCGTTTTTGGCAATCCGAAGAAAAGACAAGCATCCTGTACTGCAAGTCGGAACACCTTCCATCACAATACAGCTTCCACTGTATAATGAAAAATACGTTGCAGCAAGACTAGTCGATGCGGTATGTGCGATGGACTATCCAAAAGACAAAATGAAGATAATGGTTCTTGATGATTCCGATGATGACACTACTGATCTTTTACACAATGTAGTGGCTGATCACAAAAAGGCTGGATTCGACATCGTGCACATACGCAGAGGTACCCGAAAGGGGTACAAGGCGGGTGCTCTCAAATATGCAATGACTATCACCAACACAGAATACGTGGCAATTTTTGATGCCGACTTTATCCCTCCAGAATGGTTCCTCAAAAAAGCAATCCCATACTTTGCCAAGCCAAACATAGGCCTGGTACAGTGCAGGTGGGGACACGTAAATGAGAACTATTCTGCAATGACCCAGGCCCAGGCACTGAGTCTTGACTTTCATTTTTTGGTTGAGCAAAGAGCAAAGAGCAACTCACATCTTTACATGAACTTTAATGGAACTGCTGGAATCTGGAAGCGAGACTGCATCGAGGATGCTGGTGGGTGGCACACTGCCACACTGGTAGAGGATCTGGATTTGAGCTATCGCGCCCAGATGAAGGGTTGGAAGTGTGTCTTTATTGAGGATATTGTGGTTGATGCGGAATTGCCAGTCCAGATGAATGCTGCAAAAAGACAACAGTTCAGGTGGGCAAAGGGTGCAATCCAGTGCGCAGTCAAACTACTTGGTGATATTCTAATCAAAAGACATATTCCAATTGAGACAAAGATTCAGGCGTTTGTCCAGCTTACGCGACACATCGGATATCCGTTATTGTTGGTGCAGTTTTTGGCGCTGCCGATTCTTTTGGCTGCAAACTTTAATCTTCATGTTCTAAAGTTTGTGCCCGCCCTTACCATCATGACATATCTTGCAATGGGACCATTTGCGTATCTGGTAGTAATTTACAATCTGTGGGGTCAGAACTGGAAACAAAAGGCAAAGGTCATGCCGTTTTTGCTGATTTATTCTGCGGGAATGGCCGTGAACAACACTGTGGCAGTGTTTGATGGAATATTTGGCAAAAAGAACGAATTTTTGCGCACTCCAAAATATGGCATCATAAAAAATACCGATGATTGGCGTGACAAGGCATACAATCTGCCATTTACAAAGACAACACTGCTTGAGATATTCTTTGGTGTCTATGGCTTGCTTGGAATTTTGATTTCGATATTTTCAAAAAATCCAATCTTTGCGCCAATCATTGCGATTCCAACAATTGGCTTTTTCTATGTGGCATACCAGAGCCTGTCTCATTCTAGATTTAAAAGAATTAAATCAGAGCGACCAAAAACAAAGACGGAAAAGATGGCAGACAACTATTACCAAATGGCGCTAATTGGCATGTTTGCAATCATAGTATTTGGTGCATACATGGCATACCAGGGATACCAAACCGATGTGTATCCACTGGATCTGTCGCGTGGCTATCTGGATAGAATAGCAACCGGAGGCAACCCACAATCAATGCTGCAAGACCTCAACGCAATCAAAGAACAACTGCCAAAAGAAGGAAATCCAGTATGGATATTCCCAACCGACACTACGGATTTCACAAGAATCCAGCAAGACATTGATTCGCTGATAGAATCAATGGATGCAATACAAAATGAGCCAAAGAACTCGGTTGAATACAGCACTGCAATGACTGATACCCACCTTAGGGCAATTCAGATACGACAAAACCTAATGGATGCCACGCCATACATGTATGCAAGCTTTTCAAATATTGTATTCAGCTCAGCTTGGATCGCAGCAATTCTTGGAATCTTTGCTGTACTGAAAAGAAAGAAGGATCAGCTAAAAGCATACGACAGATCTGAAGACGTCTAG
- the hemA gene encoding glutamyl-tRNA reductase — MNDGTFNVINVRVTFRNIPIHSLARFSFKDLAAASEAFKKIPGVSECVILQTQSRVEIFTVNAMETDSPDLRSSEGKTLIISKIRETWQSLTELEQYDIDHFDQILEVYVNTDVYLHLLKLACGLESVVVGNETILGELKATILGAKLAKTSDKILNKLFDTVILTATRIRNSTQINKGAKSLGEMAVKIAEQNAGLDAKKRVLLMGTGETAAMVAKSLNKKAYPFDVCSMTIERATGFSKILGGKPIGFKEALKEFNKFDFVFVATTSDYFALTFDNLKLTMENNTKGTMILDISDPRTVDDTVMTLPGIKLMFRDQLTEMEERDLKAQEETIIAVEKIIAKEIAVIEATMKLIEQGPQVTDVFASVDALRKKELEKTLELLGETDEKKIKIITDLTTAIVDGILPKPTVAKK; from the coding sequence ATGAATGATGGAACATTCAATGTCATTAATGTCCGCGTTACATTTAGGAATATACCGATTCACAGTCTAGCCAGATTCTCATTTAAGGATCTTGCGGCCGCATCTGAGGCATTCAAAAAGATTCCGGGCGTCTCAGAATGTGTGATACTTCAAACGCAAAGCAGAGTTGAGATATTTACCGTAAATGCAATGGAGACTGACTCACCAGACCTTAGATCATCTGAGGGCAAAACCTTGATCATAAGCAAAATCCGAGAAACTTGGCAATCACTAACCGAACTGGAACAATACGACATTGATCATTTTGATCAAATCTTGGAAGTATATGTCAATACAGATGTCTACTTGCATCTGCTAAAGTTGGCGTGCGGCCTAGAATCCGTCGTGGTAGGAAACGAGACAATACTTGGCGAGCTAAAGGCAACCATACTTGGAGCAAAGCTTGCCAAGACATCTGATAAGATACTCAACAAACTGTTTGACACTGTAATTCTTACTGCTACCCGCATTAGAAACTCGACTCAAATCAACAAGGGTGCAAAATCCCTTGGAGAGATGGCAGTCAAAATAGCAGAACAAAATGCTGGCCTTGATGCGAAAAAACGTGTGCTTTTGATGGGTACTGGAGAGACTGCCGCAATGGTTGCCAAATCACTCAACAAAAAGGCATACCCATTTGATGTTTGTAGCATGACAATAGAGCGTGCAACTGGCTTTTCAAAAATACTGGGCGGCAAGCCAATTGGATTCAAAGAAGCACTAAAGGAATTTAACAAATTTGATTTTGTCTTTGTTGCAACAACCTCTGACTATTTTGCTCTCACCTTTGATAACCTGAAACTAACAATGGAAAATAACACCAAGGGAACCATGATTTTGGACATTTCTGATCCAAGGACAGTAGATGATACTGTGATGACTTTACCTGGAATCAAGCTAATGTTCCGAGACCAGCTAACCGAAATGGAGGAGCGGGATCTCAAGGCACAGGAAGAGACCATTATTGCAGTAGAGAAAATCATCGCAAAAGAAATCGCGGTAATTGAGGCAACAATGAAGCTAATAGAGCAGGGCCCGCAGGTAACCGACGTGTTTGCAAGCGTAGATGCGCTACGAAAAAAGGAACTGGAAAAGACACTAGAATTGCTTGGCGAAACAGATGAGAAAAAGATCAAAATTATCACTGATCTGACAACTGCAATCGTGGATGGAATTCTTCCAAAACCAACTGTGGCAAAAAAATAA
- a CDS encoding 4Fe-4S dicluster domain-containing protein, whose protein sequence is MSLLLKDRVYTMESPTTKRGVYPLHGFKLGLYRLPIKLEDPLEMKSIVEGLKKTFTMDTFADRVFATHTWTEENMPDPSSRGYQKTNLSITVEIVSGEVVDIIYQIFPIEKFGDPQWVKDYRKKADYYAKMIIDTILRNTILADKMVESLARLEKIEPDAALKRLEDLTPLAKIVPNAKPKPKPEIPAGTQELVSEVIEVPDGAKPGPIDVEYKSHMPSSIPYTVASNKNVVKTWGRKGEDNGIMGVWGEFVSVDYDICVADGACIDACPVQVYEWFDTPGNPASDKKPLMAREPDCIFCLACEGVCPPQAIKIFQRKS, encoded by the coding sequence ATGTCGCTTTTATTAAAAGATCGAGTTTACACAATGGAATCACCCACCACAAAAAGGGGCGTCTACCCATTACATGGCTTCAAGCTAGGGCTGTACCGCTTACCAATCAAGCTGGAAGATCCATTGGAGATGAAATCCATAGTTGAGGGCCTCAAAAAGACCTTTACGATGGATACCTTTGCTGACAGAGTCTTTGCGACCCATACCTGGACTGAGGAAAACATGCCGGACCCAAGCTCCAGGGGATACCAAAAAACAAACCTCTCCATTACTGTGGAAATAGTATCTGGCGAGGTAGTGGATATCATTTACCAAATATTTCCAATTGAGAAATTTGGCGACCCACAGTGGGTAAAGGACTATCGCAAAAAAGCCGACTATTATGCAAAGATGATAATTGACACCATTCTACGAAATACTATTCTAGCAGACAAGATGGTGGAGAGTCTTGCAAGGCTAGAAAAAATCGAACCCGACGCCGCACTCAAAAGACTAGAGGATCTAACCCCACTTGCAAAAATAGTTCCAAACGCAAAACCAAAACCAAAACCAGAGATTCCTGCCGGAACGCAAGAACTAGTATCAGAGGTAATTGAAGTTCCAGATGGTGCAAAACCGGGACCAATTGATGTTGAATACAAATCCCACATGCCATCAAGTATACCATATACTGTGGCTTCCAACAAAAATGTCGTCAAGACTTGGGGCAGAAAGGGAGAAGACAATGGAATAATGGGTGTCTGGGGCGAGTTTGTATCAGTTGATTATGATATCTGTGTTGCAGACGGAGCTTGCATTGATGCATGTCCTGTTCAGGTCTATGAATGGTTTGATACGCCTGGAAATCCAGCATCTGACAAAAAGCCACTAATGGCGCGCGAGCCAGATTGTATCTTTTGTTTGGCATGTGAAGGCGTATGTCCACCACAGGCAATCAAAATCTTCCAGAGAAAATCCTAA
- a CDS encoding methyl-accepting chemotaxis protein, whose translation MLKGKSISLNWKLQLLFNAIAIVSVLVISMGNFNITSQMVEKSGDASMKTHLSEMFTQAIILGITVNAGVGVFAYFISRRITKPIIKATEIATKISQGDLSITVQESKSNDEIGKLLNAEKQMVSNLRNIISEVNNSSQSVFASAQQIAASGTEMNSSIQQISATVDQIARGSESQAQGLNKSKQIVDDLSKTINELSRDAVESVEETNRVGILSEKGSESAKEAGQRMNNIIRVTNNSAEKVRGLAQKTSEITAVLDVIRQIADQTNLLALNAAIEAARAGEAGRGFAVVADEVRRLAESSSKSSEEIDSKLKQIQEDAQIVVEDIEISSNEVNQGKMVIESSLKTLDEIALHIRSVSEKAKHLSNTAQQEVIKVKEVSTHAIEISAVAEQNASATEETSAAVEQQTSHTHEIASAANQMSTLAEQLQNVISKFKLSSDEPEILVQN comes from the coding sequence ATGCTCAAGGGCAAAAGTATCTCGCTTAATTGGAAATTACAGTTATTGTTCAATGCAATTGCCATAGTGTCGGTTTTGGTCATATCGATGGGCAATTTCAATATCACAAGTCAGATGGTGGAAAAATCAGGAGATGCAAGTATGAAGACACATCTATCTGAGATGTTCACTCAGGCCATAATTCTTGGAATAACAGTAAATGCTGGTGTTGGAGTATTTGCATATTTCATCTCACGAAGAATAACCAAGCCAATTATCAAGGCAACCGAGATTGCAACAAAGATAAGCCAAGGCGATCTTAGTATTACAGTACAGGAATCAAAATCAAATGACGAAATTGGAAAGCTGCTCAATGCAGAAAAGCAGATGGTCTCTAATCTAAGAAACATAATATCTGAGGTGAATAATTCATCCCAGTCTGTTTTTGCAAGCGCACAACAAATTGCAGCATCAGGAACAGAAATGAATTCTTCAATTCAGCAAATCTCAGCTACAGTAGACCAAATAGCAAGGGGCTCAGAATCGCAGGCGCAAGGCCTAAACAAATCAAAACAAATCGTAGATGATCTATCAAAGACAATCAACGAGTTATCCAGAGATGCTGTAGAATCAGTAGAAGAGACAAATCGAGTAGGCATTCTCTCTGAGAAAGGCTCAGAATCTGCAAAAGAGGCAGGGCAAAGGATGAACAACATAATTCGTGTCACAAACAACTCTGCAGAAAAGGTGCGAGGATTGGCGCAGAAAACAAGTGAGATCACCGCGGTATTAGATGTGATAAGGCAAATTGCAGATCAGACAAATCTTTTAGCACTAAATGCCGCAATAGAGGCAGCACGAGCAGGTGAGGCAGGCCGTGGATTTGCGGTAGTGGCAGATGAGGTAAGGCGCCTTGCAGAAAGCTCATCAAAATCATCAGAGGAAATCGATTCCAAGCTAAAGCAGATTCAGGAAGACGCCCAAATTGTAGTAGAGGACATTGAAATCAGCTCAAACGAGGTAAACCAGGGAAAGATGGTAATAGAATCATCACTTAAAACCCTAGACGAGATTGCATTGCACATTAGAAGCGTCTCAGAGAAGGCAAAACACCTCTCAAACACTGCACAGCAAGAAGTAATCAAAGTCAAGGAAGTATCGACACATGCAATAGAAATATCTGCGGTTGCAGAGCAAAACGCATCAGCCACAGAAGAAACATCTGCTGCAGTAGAACAACAAACATCTCACACCCACGAAATTGCAAGTGCAGCAAACCAAATGTCAACTCTGGCAGAGCAGCTTCAAAATGTTATCTCAAAATTCAAGCTAAGCTCTGATGAGCCAGAAATCCTAGTTCAGAACTAG
- a CDS encoding FAD-binding oxidoreductase yields the protein MVAANKARITYVQLLKEDLAVFRIVPEDGVIPDYKAGQFLTLGISVANENYKTVRRAYSIASHPENKKYYEFVIRWVRKPLPGRVTTQLFYASDGDEVTIGNPTGNALIINDKLPDGRKDERRIVCIGGGTGIAPFVSFAKHLNAVGDKREVVVLHGASYVDELSYRGLFTELETESIDRGADKWNFKYRAAVSRPQEWFNRAWNGPTGRVENFLRAKDGGKSPLEELVGEKITRDNTSFYICGWQGTIDGVMEFLTPQGFVTYHDKRDDDSFEVKYESYG from the coding sequence TTGGTCGCAGCAAATAAAGCAAGAATAACTTATGTTCAGCTTTTAAAAGAGGATCTCGCAGTTTTTCGTATCGTACCAGAAGATGGGGTAATTCCAGACTACAAGGCAGGCCAGTTCCTTACACTTGGAATTTCAGTGGCAAATGAAAACTACAAAACCGTTAGAAGGGCTTATTCCATTGCATCTCATCCTGAAAATAAAAAATATTATGAATTTGTAATCAGGTGGGTAAGAAAGCCACTTCCAGGTCGTGTCACAACCCAGTTGTTTTACGCAAGCGATGGCGATGAGGTCACAATAGGAAACCCAACAGGAAACGCCCTTATCATAAACGACAAGCTTCCAGACGGCAGAAAAGACGAAAGACGAATTGTCTGCATCGGCGGCGGAACCGGGATTGCACCGTTTGTGAGTTTTGCAAAGCATCTGAACGCAGTTGGTGATAAAAGAGAGGTCGTTGTATTGCACGGTGCAAGTTATGTTGATGAGCTAAGTTACAGAGGATTGTTCACAGAACTTGAAACCGAAAGCATAGATCGAGGAGCAGACAAGTGGAACTTCAAGTATCGTGCAGCGGTTAGTCGTCCACAAGAATGGTTTAATCGAGCATGGAATGGTCCAACAGGAAGAGTTGAGAATTTCCTGCGCGCAAAGGACGGTGGAAAATCACCACTAGAGGAACTAGTCGGTGAAAAGATCACAAGAGACAATACCAGCTTTTACATTTGTGGCTGGCAAGGAACAATTGATGGCGTTATGGAATTTCTAACACCACAAGGCTTTGTGACATATCACGACAAACGTGATGATGACAGCTTTGAAGTAAAGTACGAATCATACGGATAA